A window of Pyrobaculum aerophilum str. IM2 contains these coding sequences:
- a CDS encoding digeranylgeranylglycerophospholipid reductase has protein sequence MTEQYDVVVAGAGTAGAYASYLLAKAGLKVALLESKSGDQIGVKTCGDGLGLHHVERMSKYLTPNPKVFQNKIEGVELISPDQKTTLIVRGEGYVLDRFAWGKWLVEEAVRAGAVLYEGHTATAPIVENGSVVGVKAVERISGVAKEFRARVVIDSTGSAAVLRSKLIGWLVSEPLHPEDVSHAYREIIYSEEPLENPQYIKIYLDMVVAPGGYWWIFPRNATMLNVGLGIWGILKQNPRINYEKFILPKFKVRGKYHIGGGFIPTRRPLKSLVGNGIVALGDAAAAVNPIHGGGIGQALLTAELSSKVITKAFEKGDFSEKTLWEYNVLYMREWGYRQAQLDVLRLMLQTLDNDDLNFGLSRKILTEDEIYHLAAKGTNLSLLDKFKVMMQFLGRPALLRKLSTSIQYAKEIGDLYLAYPEDRAGLERWHAEVVKKYNEFREKIGLGPLPTA, from the coding sequence ATGACAGAGCAATACGATGTAGTGGTGGCAGGCGCCGGCACTGCTGGCGCCTACGCCTCCTACTTGCTCGCCAAGGCCGGACTCAAAGTAGCCTTGTTAGAGTCGAAAAGCGGCGATCAAATAGGGGTGAAGACATGTGGCGACGGGCTCGGCCTACACCACGTTGAGAGAATGTCGAAATACTTAACGCCGAATCCAAAGGTGTTTCAAAACAAAATTGAGGGCGTGGAGTTAATAAGCCCCGATCAGAAGACCACGCTAATAGTCAGGGGAGAAGGCTATGTCCTTGACAGATTCGCTTGGGGTAAGTGGCTAGTGGAAGAGGCCGTGAGGGCTGGCGCCGTGTTGTATGAGGGGCACACCGCTACCGCTCCTATAGTGGAAAACGGCTCAGTAGTTGGCGTGAAGGCTGTGGAGAGGATAAGCGGCGTGGCTAAAGAGTTCAGGGCGAGGGTGGTGATAGACTCAACGGGATCTGCCGCTGTGTTGCGAAGCAAACTCATAGGCTGGCTCGTATCAGAGCCTCTACACCCAGAGGACGTTTCCCACGCATATAGAGAGATTATATACTCAGAAGAGCCCCTTGAAAACCCCCAGTATATCAAAATATATCTGGACATGGTAGTGGCGCCTGGGGGCTACTGGTGGATTTTCCCCAGAAACGCCACTATGCTTAACGTCGGCCTCGGCATATGGGGAATACTAAAGCAGAACCCCAGAATTAACTACGAGAAGTTCATCCTCCCTAAGTTTAAAGTGAGGGGGAAGTACCACATTGGAGGCGGCTTTATCCCCACCAGGAGGCCTTTGAAATCCCTAGTGGGAAACGGCATAGTGGCCCTTGGCGATGCCGCGGCTGCAGTAAACCCAATACACGGCGGCGGCATTGGGCAAGCTTTGCTAACCGCCGAGCTGTCCTCTAAGGTTATAACAAAGGCGTTTGAGAAGGGGGACTTCTCAGAAAAGACGCTTTGGGAGTACAACGTGTTGTACATGAGGGAGTGGGGATACAGACAAGCCCAGCTGGACGTTCTTAGACTTATGCTTCAAACGCTTGATAACGACGATTTAAACTTCGGCTTGTCCCGTAAAATTCTGACTGAGGACGAGATTTACCACCTGGCCGCCAAGGGCACTAATTTGTCCCTCCTGGACAAGTTCAAGGTGATGATGCAGTTTTTAGGCAGGCCGGCGCTTTTGAGAAAGCTCAGCACTTCTATTCAATACGCCAAAGAGATCGGCGACCTCTACTTGGCGTATCCAGAGGACAGAGCAGGCCTCGAGAGGTGGCATGCTGAGGTGGTTAAGAAGTACAACGAGTTCCGCGAGAAAATAGGCCTTGGCCCGTTGCCCACGGCGTAA
- a CDS encoding metal-dependent hydrolase, which produces MQIKWFGHAAFMVEVGGARLLIDPWISNPLSPATPQDVINARPTHIMITHDHFDHMGEAVDIAKATKAPIVGTFELTLEVAEKGIPEAQTMPMNIGGTIKLGDGIELYMTPALHTANRGAPSGFVIATPEGTVYHAGDTALFRDMELIGELYDIDVALLPIGSVFTMGPREAAIATQLLRARRVVPMHYNTFPLIKQDPEDFKARVEAVSRAKVFVMKPGDVLKV; this is translated from the coding sequence ATGCAGATTAAATGGTTTGGACATGCGGCGTTCATGGTAGAGGTAGGAGGGGCTAGGTTGTTGATAGATCCCTGGATATCTAACCCACTCTCTCCCGCAACACCGCAAGACGTCATTAACGCCCGGCCCACTCACATTATGATCACCCATGATCATTTTGACCACATGGGGGAGGCCGTGGATATAGCCAAGGCCACAAAGGCCCCGATAGTAGGCACTTTTGAGCTGACCCTTGAGGTGGCTGAGAAGGGAATTCCCGAGGCGCAGACTATGCCTATGAACATAGGCGGGACTATAAAACTGGGAGACGGCATTGAGCTCTACATGACGCCTGCGTTGCATACGGCAAACAGAGGAGCGCCGTCTGGCTTTGTGATCGCCACTCCAGAGGGAACTGTTTACCACGCCGGAGACACGGCGCTTTTCAGAGACATGGAGCTCATCGGTGAGCTTTACGACATTGACGTAGCGCTGTTGCCCATAGGGAGCGTGTTCACCATGGGCCCCCGCGAGGCGGCGATAGCCACACAGCTTCTACGGGCTAGAAGAGTCGTGCCGATGCATTATAACACTTTCCCCCTGATTAAACAAGATCCGGAGGACTTCAAGGCGCGGGTTGAGGCGGTGTCTAGGGCCAAGGTTTTTGTCATGAAGCCCGGCGACGTTTTAAAAGTCTAA
- the hjc gene encoding Holliday junction resolvase Hjc has protein sequence MSVKRKGSAKERELANFFWERGCAVLRGCSSGGGVRKRYVPDVVAICKGKVLVFEVKYRSKYTPIKIEREKLEKLAVFAKRAGGEAYLLVKYGRNPWKVLEIRDKIDREEYEKAVELRAFLEALFSQTIDRYF, from the coding sequence ATGAGCGTCAAACGGAAAGGATCGGCCAAGGAGAGGGAGCTGGCCAATTTCTTCTGGGAGCGGGGGTGTGCAGTTCTCAGAGGTTGTTCCTCAGGCGGCGGCGTTAGGAAGAGGTACGTCCCAGACGTAGTTGCAATATGTAAAGGGAAGGTGTTAGTATTTGAAGTAAAATACCGCTCTAAATACACCCCCATTAAAATAGAACGGGAGAAGCTAGAAAAACTTGCCGTATTCGCTAAACGGGCAGGCGGCGAGGCATACCTGCTCGTTAAATACGGCAGAAACCCCTGGAAGGTGCTAGAGATTAGGGACAAGATTGATAGAGAGGAGTACGAGAAGGCGGTTGAGCTAAGGGCGTTTCTTGAGGCATTATTCTCGCAGACGATTGATCGATATTTTTAA
- a CDS encoding TATA-box-binding protein gives MSSKGPSYRIENIVATVNLGVELDLEQLAERLTMAEYNPDQFPGLILRLTKPRISALIFRTGKMVCTGAKNEEDLKNAVRALVKLLKDHGADVPFDPEVQIQNIVASGNLHAEVDLEQAVLMLENAMYEPEQFPGLIYRMSSPRVVILIFGSGKIVCTGAKSEKDVATAVQKLYNQLKELGVLYVEEGGEELEEFEEEL, from the coding sequence ATGTCTTCAAAAGGGCCATCTTACCGCATAGAGAATATAGTGGCCACTGTAAATCTCGGAGTAGAGCTTGACTTGGAGCAACTTGCCGAGAGGCTTACAATGGCCGAGTACAACCCCGACCAGTTCCCGGGCCTCATTTTACGCCTCACAAAGCCCAGAATTTCCGCGTTGATCTTCCGTACAGGGAAGATGGTCTGCACTGGGGCGAAGAACGAGGAGGATTTGAAAAACGCAGTAAGGGCCTTGGTGAAACTACTAAAGGATCACGGCGCTGATGTGCCTTTTGATCCCGAGGTGCAGATACAAAACATAGTAGCCTCCGGCAATCTCCACGCGGAGGTGGACTTGGAACAGGCCGTGTTAATGCTTGAAAACGCCATGTATGAGCCGGAGCAATTCCCAGGCCTCATATACAGAATGTCCTCGCCCCGGGTGGTCATTCTCATCTTTGGGTCGGGGAAAATCGTGTGTACGGGGGCAAAATCGGAAAAAGACGTGGCCACTGCCGTGCAGAAGCTCTATAATCAGCTAAAAGAACTGGGCGTATTATACGTAGAGGAGGGCGGAGAGGAGTTAGAGGAATTTGAAGAGGAATTGTGA
- the proS gene encoding proline--tRNA ligase produces the protein MELIREARPHSREKLKSNLIEWFHWLLREAELYDVRYPVKGAYVWRPYGMKIRRNVENLIRKFHDETGHEEVLFPVFIPYEFFGKESQHIKGFEKEVFWVSKGGEAGERLVLRPTSETAIMPMVKLWIQDYKDLPLRVYQIVSVFRAETKMTHPMIRLREISMFKEAHTVHADKEDAERQVREAVEIYKRIFDEMCLAYLINKRPEWDKFAGAEYTIAFDTILPDGRSLQIGTVHYLGTNFTKVFEVTYLDADGTRKLAHTTSYGISERSIAAMLITHGDDGGTTLPPKLAPIQVVVIPIYYGEEEAPLVMPLVRETANRLNEAGIRVYVDERADKTPGWKFYYWELKGVPLRVEIGKRDVEKRQAVIARRDTLEKYAVSINELVDAVKQLMKSVEENLRKRAWEELKGRVVKAEDIEVAKAAIKEGKVVEIPWSGDNDCGIKIQELVGADALGIPLDADASVGGYDLRDLACKERRAELWLRLSERY, from the coding sequence ATGGAACTCATTAGGGAAGCTAGGCCTCATAGCCGCGAGAAATTGAAAAGCAACTTAATAGAGTGGTTTCACTGGCTGTTGAGAGAGGCCGAGCTCTACGACGTGAGATACCCAGTGAAAGGGGCGTATGTATGGCGGCCATACGGCATGAAGATTAGGCGCAATGTTGAAAATTTAATTCGCAAATTTCACGACGAGACGGGGCATGAAGAGGTGTTATTCCCCGTGTTTATACCCTACGAGTTTTTCGGCAAGGAGTCACAACACATTAAGGGGTTTGAAAAAGAGGTGTTCTGGGTCTCTAAGGGCGGAGAGGCAGGTGAGAGGCTAGTACTACGGCCGACTTCCGAGACGGCTATTATGCCCATGGTGAAGCTGTGGATACAAGACTATAAGGACTTGCCTCTTAGGGTTTATCAAATAGTCAGCGTGTTCAGAGCTGAGACTAAAATGACCCACCCAATGATTAGACTTCGCGAAATCAGCATGTTTAAGGAGGCTCACACAGTTCACGCCGACAAGGAAGACGCCGAGAGACAAGTGAGAGAGGCCGTGGAGATTTATAAAAGGATTTTCGACGAGATGTGCCTGGCCTATTTGATAAATAAGAGGCCTGAGTGGGATAAATTCGCCGGCGCCGAGTACACTATAGCCTTTGACACTATCCTCCCAGACGGCAGGTCGTTACAGATAGGCACTGTGCATTACCTCGGCACTAATTTCACAAAGGTCTTCGAGGTGACTTATCTCGACGCAGATGGGACTAGGAAGTTGGCACACACGACTTCATACGGCATATCGGAAAGGAGTATTGCAGCAATGTTAATTACCCATGGCGATGACGGCGGCACCACTTTGCCCCCAAAACTGGCCCCCATTCAAGTGGTGGTGATCCCCATATACTACGGAGAGGAGGAGGCGCCGTTAGTAATGCCGTTAGTAAGGGAGACGGCTAATCGGCTTAATGAGGCAGGCATACGTGTTTATGTAGACGAACGCGCTGACAAGACGCCTGGCTGGAAGTTTTACTACTGGGAGTTAAAAGGCGTACCTCTCAGGGTCGAAATCGGTAAGAGAGATGTGGAGAAGAGACAGGCGGTAATTGCGAGGAGGGATACATTGGAGAAATACGCGGTGAGTATAAACGAACTAGTAGACGCAGTGAAACAACTTATGAAGTCCGTTGAGGAAAACCTACGTAAGAGGGCGTGGGAGGAGTTAAAAGGGCGTGTTGTCAAGGCCGAGGATATAGAGGTAGCAAAAGCCGCGATAAAAGAGGGCAAGGTAGTGGAGATCCCGTGGAGCGGGGACAACGATTGTGGAATTAAAATACAAGAGCTCGTGGGGGCAGACGCGTTGGGTATTCCGCTAGACGCCGACGCCTCTGTCGGCGGTTACGACCTGCGGGATCTAGCTTGTAAAGAGCGGCGGGCGGAACTCTGGCTGAGGCTCTCAGAAAGGTATTAG
- a CDS encoding tRNA (adenine-N1)-methyltransferase produces the protein MFKKGDWALLLEEGRAYKTVVRVGSGKAQTIRGFIDTDALAGAPHGAVITSSLGVKFKALPASIFDVIEHRFKLSAQAIYPKDAVHIVKAAGIGPGSVVAEAGTGSGFLTAVLAWYVKPWGVVYSFDNRTEHMKTAVRNLEAVGLLNYVELQIRDVVKSGFGALRVDAVVLDMGEPWKALEHVYEILRPGGSVVIFSTTVEHMAKSVEALKKRGYVNISIEEVLVRRWKSILGELRPETFDVTHTGWIISARRG, from the coding sequence GTGTTTAAAAAAGGGGATTGGGCGTTGCTTTTAGAGGAGGGAAGGGCTTATAAAACTGTGGTGAGAGTGGGTAGCGGGAAGGCGCAGACCATTAGGGGTTTTATCGACACAGACGCCCTAGCCGGGGCGCCTCACGGCGCCGTGATAACCTCCTCGCTGGGGGTTAAATTCAAGGCCTTGCCGGCGTCTATATTTGACGTTATAGAGCACCGATTTAAGCTAAGCGCCCAGGCCATATATCCAAAAGACGCCGTGCATATAGTCAAGGCGGCAGGCATAGGGCCGGGATCTGTAGTCGCCGAGGCTGGGACTGGCTCTGGCTTCTTAACTGCAGTGTTGGCGTGGTACGTGAAGCCTTGGGGCGTTGTATACAGTTTTGATAACAGAACTGAACACATGAAAACAGCCGTGCGCAATCTTGAGGCAGTCGGCTTACTGAATTATGTCGAGTTGCAAATTAGAGACGTAGTTAAATCTGGCTTTGGCGCCTTGCGGGTAGATGCCGTGGTATTAGATATGGGAGAACCGTGGAAAGCCTTGGAGCACGTCTACGAAATCTTGCGGCCGGGCGGATCTGTGGTGATCTTCTCTACCACTGTAGAGCACATGGCTAAGAGCGTAGAGGCTTTAAAAAAACGGGGCTATGTCAATATATCAATAGAAGAAGTTCTCGTGAGGCGGTGGAAAAGCATACTTGGCGAGCTAAGGCCGGAGACTTTCGACGTAACTCACACTGGGTGGATTATATCTGCAAGACGAGGCTAA
- a CDS encoding 30S ribosomal protein S26e has product MPKKRKNRGRKKGDKGREPYLHCDNCGKIMPRSKAVRVTVPYSPVPPDLARELEKQGAIISRYLVTKTYCINCAVFFGIIKVRSREERKKKIPLQQVV; this is encoded by the coding sequence GTGCCGAAAAAGAGGAAGAATAGAGGCAGGAAGAAGGGAGACAAGGGGCGAGAACCGTATTTACACTGTGACAATTGTGGCAAGATAATGCCAAGATCTAAAGCTGTGAGAGTGACCGTGCCCTACTCGCCAGTACCGCCGGACTTAGCCCGTGAGTTGGAAAAACAAGGGGCTATAATATCCCGCTACTTAGTAACTAAAACATACTGTATAAACTGCGCGGTGTTTTTTGGCATAATTAAGGTGAGATCGAGAGAGGAGAGGAAAAAGAAGATACCGCTTCAGCAGGTTGTTTGA
- a CDS encoding PaRep2b protein: MKAAKYKKALEEASKAWYEQRDPTALWALRELGFKPSTVYQSGNEDIIIFKGDVLNNLLKALIPAFPKLYELRDALAEFAGAFKVVTNEVVRANFNMEWAYIAMAEGYLSNVVTVEGTLDTSGSLPKTVIRFRIG; the protein is encoded by the coding sequence ATGAAAGCCGCCAAATACAAAAAGGCCCTTGAGGAGGCCTCAAAGGCGTGGTACGAGCAAAGAGACCCCACAGCGCTTTGGGCGCTGAGAGAGCTCGGCTTTAAACCAAGCACAGTGTACCAGAGTGGAAATGAGGATATCATTATCTTTAAAGGCGACGTGCTGAACAATCTGTTGAAAGCGCTGATCCCTGCGTTTCCAAAACTCTACGAGCTGAGGGATGCCCTGGCCGAATTCGCAGGCGCGTTTAAAGTCGTCACTAACGAGGTGGTTAGGGCGAACTTCAACATGGAGTGGGCATATATCGCAATGGCAGAGGGGTACCTTTCGAACGTCGTTACCGTGGAGGGGACGCTGGATACAAGCGGAAGTCTTCCTAAGACTGTTATTCGCTTCAGGATTGGATAG
- a CDS encoding tRNA (pseudouridine-N1)-methyltransferase — protein sequence MLCDGSTYLITSLPSQRARAVARWLLSRQPFKTSLQAIIAKYRSVYYLHERGRDISEARLDGNGLYIFGDHDGLSREDEELLAKHAEWISLGSTPYMSWHAAAYLAYLLKRQV from the coding sequence ATGTTATGTGATGGCTCTACATATTTAATTACTTCACTGCCCTCACAACGGGCCCGCGCCGTGGCCCGTTGGTTGCTCTCAAGACAGCCGTTTAAGACTAGTTTACAAGCTATTATAGCAAAATACAGGAGCGTGTATTATCTACACGAACGCGGCAGAGACATATCTGAGGCGAGGCTGGACGGCAACGGGCTTTACATATTTGGAGACCACGACGGGCTCAGCCGCGAAGACGAAGAGCTATTGGCTAAACATGCCGAGTGGATATCGCTGGGATCTACGCCATATATGTCCTGGCATGCGGCGGCTTATCTGGCGTATCTGCTCAAAAGACAAGTTTAA
- the pgsA gene encoding archaetidylinositol phosphate synthase yields MVLERLRKRLNFDAVGRHIPINPNALTLLSALLAWIGVPLVWIFNTPPWLLIAISGALDVIDGAVARGRGLASRGGAFIDSFLDRYSDAAYLLYFWNYVDPLAIFLALVGTFAISYARCRGESLGVEVRGVGFMERGERLLFLLAISLIIGTQYATPLFYLYTILVNSAAAYRGYVVYRRLTPNK; encoded by the coding sequence CTGGTTTTAGAGCGCTTGAGAAAGAGATTAAATTTCGACGCAGTTGGCAGACATATTCCGATAAACCCCAACGCCTTGACTCTCCTGTCGGCCCTACTGGCCTGGATAGGCGTTCCGCTGGTGTGGATTTTCAACACGCCGCCGTGGCTCCTCATAGCAATATCAGGCGCTCTAGACGTCATAGATGGCGCGGTGGCCCGCGGCAGGGGGCTCGCCTCGAGGGGAGGCGCTTTTATTGACTCCTTCCTAGATAGGTATTCAGATGCCGCATATTTACTCTATTTCTGGAACTACGTAGATCCCTTGGCCATATTTCTCGCGCTGGTGGGCACTTTCGCTATAAGCTACGCGCGATGCAGAGGGGAATCCTTGGGAGTAGAAGTTCGGGGAGTGGGCTTCATGGAACGGGGGGAGAGACTACTTTTCCTCTTAGCCATTTCGCTAATCATAGGAACTCAATACGCAACCCCGCTCTTTTACCTGTACACAATTCTTGTTAACTCAGCCGCCGCGTATAGAGGCTATGTAGTTTATAGAAGACTTACGCCGAACAAGTGA
- a CDS encoding DUF2286 domain-containing protein: protein MSVVAHISKNTITKKEVINKDVVEAVKEVAIELLKAWDPTASDFIVLRDFYSISYPAPLSRELLEKVRKYSPKRVENRVEIALPVYEIVHSAQWSVEGIDVGDAVVIFPYIDEATTEEILRGVIQSFTSPKEEGDLE from the coding sequence ATGAGCGTCGTGGCCCACATTTCGAAAAACACTATAACAAAAAAGGAGGTAATTAATAAAGACGTAGTGGAAGCAGTCAAAGAAGTAGCCATAGAACTTTTAAAAGCTTGGGATCCCACGGCCTCCGACTTTATAGTATTAAGGGATTTTTACTCCATATCCTACCCAGCGCCGCTATCTAGAGAGCTGTTGGAAAAAGTGCGCAAATACTCTCCTAAGAGAGTGGAAAATAGAGTTGAGATAGCCTTGCCAGTGTATGAAATAGTGCACAGTGCCCAGTGGTCGGTAGAGGGCATAGATGTAGGCGACGCCGTAGTTATATTCCCCTATATCGACGAGGCAACTACTGAAGAAATTTTAAGAGGGGTCATACAAAGCTTTACAAGCCCAAAGGAAGAGGGGGATTTAGAGTAG
- a CDS encoding DNA-directed DNA polymerase I, which yields MAEFEEDFEEFEQEEVREYEGEAIEESKIKGVVTSSVPPSIVLSVVYDGAEGKALVKLYDPLTDTVYYWYDNTGHKPYLITLKTPEEIIEKYPNVLRHPGFSHLAVEEKYDALNDRKILVTKVYAKDPLSVGGSKNSLRDILKETWESRIKYHHSYLFDRNIIPGMWYKSNGNGLSPVEISIPSEIKASLSNIFKPEHAKVAEEWIPLFQAPIPHLKRVAIDLEVYTPQENKIPDPKNAEFEIISVALVGSDGLRRVLLLKRPGLEIDLRYRPDYEVLFFDSEYDLIREVFKIIVQYPIVITFNGDNFDLPYLYNRALALGMSKEELPIAAKRDYVSVSPGVHIDTFKFFAIKAIEAYAFGGVYRGERGLDGIAYAILGIGKVERQKNISRMNYWELAEYNYRDALITLYFTMYNNEMVMKLILLLSRIAKMPIEDITRSQVSAWIRNMLYYEHRKRGWLIPNKEDILNVKGQTHTKAIIKGKKYAGAVVLDPPLGIFFDVYVLDFASLYPSIISKWNLSYETVNCRPDAERPIPELPHTVCHDKPGLTSTLVGILRDLRVHVYKKLAKKAPTPAERQLYDVVQSAMKVFINASYGVFGAETFPLYCPPVAELTTALARYIMTSTVLKAIELGLIPVYGDTDSLFLWNVSEEKLKKLVEYTEELGIDIELDKIYKFVMFSGRKKNYLGVTNDGSVIVKGIVAKKRNAPPIVKELVEEIINALRNINSVEDISKVRETVIAMVKEVETRIREKKITLDKLGIKIVLNKNLNEYTKNKPQHVKAAEQLLKYGINVGRGDAIIIIKTKDAVGVKPIQLARIDEIDEKKYLEYISTSLEQILEAMGVSIEELRGATRLF from the coding sequence GTGGCCGAATTTGAAGAGGATTTTGAGGAATTTGAACAGGAAGAGGTGAGAGAGTACGAGGGGGAGGCCATAGAGGAGAGCAAGATCAAAGGAGTAGTGACGTCGTCCGTGCCGCCGTCTATCGTGCTCTCAGTTGTCTACGACGGCGCTGAGGGTAAGGCCTTGGTGAAACTGTACGATCCCCTCACGGACACTGTATATTACTGGTACGACAATACTGGCCACAAGCCTTATCTTATAACATTGAAAACGCCGGAAGAAATTATAGAGAAGTACCCCAATGTATTGCGCCACCCCGGCTTCAGCCATCTGGCCGTGGAGGAGAAGTACGACGCTTTAAACGACAGGAAAATCTTAGTGACGAAGGTATATGCGAAAGATCCCCTCTCTGTAGGCGGTAGTAAGAATTCATTAAGAGACATCCTCAAGGAGACATGGGAGTCGCGAATTAAATACCACCACAGTTACCTTTTCGACAGAAATATAATACCAGGCATGTGGTATAAGTCTAACGGAAACGGCCTCTCGCCTGTGGAAATCTCAATACCCTCTGAGATCAAGGCGTCTCTTAGCAACATTTTTAAGCCTGAACACGCCAAAGTGGCTGAGGAGTGGATTCCCCTCTTCCAAGCCCCCATACCCCATTTAAAAAGAGTTGCAATTGACTTGGAGGTCTACACGCCGCAAGAAAATAAAATCCCAGATCCTAAAAACGCCGAGTTTGAGATAATATCAGTGGCGCTTGTGGGTAGCGACGGGCTGAGGCGCGTTTTACTCCTTAAAAGGCCCGGCTTAGAGATAGACTTGAGGTATAGGCCAGATTACGAAGTTTTATTTTTTGACAGCGAGTACGACCTCATAAGGGAAGTGTTTAAGATAATAGTCCAATACCCCATTGTTATAACTTTCAACGGCGATAATTTCGACTTGCCCTATTTATACAACAGGGCGCTGGCCCTGGGGATGTCTAAAGAGGAGTTGCCAATTGCCGCTAAGCGCGATTACGTAAGCGTATCGCCTGGAGTTCACATAGACACGTTTAAATTCTTCGCCATAAAGGCCATTGAGGCATATGCCTTCGGCGGGGTATATAGAGGGGAGAGGGGGCTGGACGGCATAGCATATGCAATTCTCGGCATTGGTAAAGTTGAGAGACAGAAGAACATCTCAAGGATGAATTATTGGGAACTCGCCGAATATAACTACAGAGACGCCCTTATTACGCTTTATTTCACTATGTATAACAACGAAATGGTTATGAAGCTCATTTTACTTCTCTCAAGAATAGCTAAAATGCCCATTGAAGACATTACGAGATCTCAAGTCTCTGCGTGGATTCGCAATATGTTGTATTATGAACACCGCAAGAGGGGGTGGCTCATACCAAATAAGGAGGACATTCTTAACGTCAAGGGGCAGACGCACACAAAGGCCATAATTAAAGGGAAGAAATACGCAGGCGCCGTGGTGTTAGATCCGCCTCTCGGCATATTTTTCGACGTCTACGTCCTTGACTTCGCCTCTCTATACCCCTCTATAATTAGCAAGTGGAATCTCTCATACGAGACTGTGAATTGTAGACCAGACGCAGAGAGGCCGATACCTGAACTCCCCCATACGGTCTGTCATGACAAACCCGGCCTTACCAGCACGCTAGTGGGTATATTAAGAGATCTAAGAGTACACGTCTACAAGAAGCTGGCCAAGAAGGCGCCGACTCCCGCGGAGAGACAGTTATACGACGTTGTTCAAAGCGCAATGAAAGTTTTTATCAACGCCTCGTACGGCGTATTTGGCGCCGAGACCTTCCCCTTGTATTGCCCGCCAGTGGCCGAGTTAACCACGGCGCTGGCTAGGTACATAATGACCAGCACAGTTTTAAAAGCAATTGAGCTGGGGCTAATACCCGTTTACGGAGATACTGACTCGTTATTTCTCTGGAATGTATCTGAGGAGAAGCTTAAGAAACTAGTTGAGTACACAGAGGAACTGGGCATTGACATAGAACTCGACAAAATATATAAGTTTGTAATGTTCAGCGGCCGTAAGAAGAACTACCTCGGCGTTACAAACGACGGGAGTGTAATAGTCAAGGGAATAGTTGCTAAAAAACGAAATGCACCGCCTATTGTAAAAGAACTAGTAGAAGAAATAATTAACGCCTTGAGAAATATCAACAGCGTTGAGGACATTTCTAAGGTAAGAGAGACAGTGATAGCAATGGTGAAAGAAGTAGAGACTAGAATTAGGGAAAAGAAAATAACTCTTGACAAATTGGGAATAAAAATAGTATTAAATAAAAATCTAAATGAATATACAAAAAATAAACCACAACATGTAAAGGCGGCTGAACAGTTATTGAAATACGGCATTAATGTGGGGAGGGGAGACGCCATAATCATCATTAAGACTAAAGACGCCGTGGGAGTTAAGCCTATACAACTGGCTAGAATAGACGAAATAGACGAAAAGAAGTACTTAGAGTACATCAGCACCTCTCTTGAGCAGATTTTAGAAGCCATGGGGGTATCTATTGAGGAGCTACGCGGCGCTACAAGACTATTTTAA